One region of Deinococcus wulumuqiensis R12 genomic DNA includes:
- a CDS encoding tyrosine-type recombinase/integrase, with the protein MQATTLQTQAERFLADLKRSPQTVRAYRADLRHLTGWLQETGHLLEREALETYFAVHSHWAPATRSRKQTALERFCRWALQHDLLDHDPTLHLEHPHLPPPHPRGLRREEIERIFAAIPPEQTRDALLFRLVFETGLRIGEALGIHVEDLDLTRGDEHLTVIGKGNRKRTVLLDDPRLVNALRRYLRTLGYTHGPLFQARKNGRGGPLRYQSVQERWQGYAERAGVVCTLHQLRHSHATELVNGGVSLATIRKRLGHQHIQTTLRYAEVSDQTADTEVRQWRRKNLGHRH; encoded by the coding sequence ATGCAGGCAACTACCTTGCAAACGCAGGCGGAACGCTTTCTGGCGGACTTGAAGCGCAGTCCGCAGACGGTCCGCGCGTACCGCGCGGACCTGCGCCACCTGACCGGCTGGTTGCAGGAAACGGGACACCTGCTGGAGCGAGAGGCCCTGGAGACCTACTTCGCGGTCCATTCGCACTGGGCACCTGCAACGCGCAGCCGGAAGCAGACGGCTCTGGAACGTTTCTGTCGCTGGGCACTGCAACATGACCTGCTCGACCATGACCCCACCCTCCACCTGGAACATCCCCACCTGCCGCCCCCTCATCCGCGAGGGCTGCGGCGGGAGGAGATCGAGCGCATCTTCGCGGCCATCCCGCCGGAACAGACGCGGGATGCCCTGCTGTTCAGGCTGGTCTTCGAGACGGGCCTGCGAATCGGGGAGGCACTGGGCATCCATGTGGAAGACCTCGACCTGACGCGGGGCGACGAACACCTGACGGTGATCGGCAAGGGCAACCGGAAGCGGACGGTCTTGCTGGACGATCCCAGGCTGGTGAACGCGCTGCGGCGCTACCTGCGAACGCTGGGGTATACGCATGGGCCGCTGTTTCAGGCCAGGAAGAACGGGCGTGGGGGACCGCTGCGCTATCAGAGCGTGCAGGAACGCTGGCAGGGGTATGCCGAGCGCGCCGGGGTGGTCTGCACGCTGCACCAGCTCCGTCACAGCCACGCCACCGAGCTAGTGAACGGCGGCGTCAGCCTGGCAACGATCCGGAAACGACTGGGCCATCAGCATATCCAGACCACCCTGCGGTATGCGGAGGTCAGCGACCAGACGGCGGATACGGAAGTGCGTCAGTGGCGGAGGAAAAACCTGGGGCACCGCCACTAA
- a CDS encoding BTAD domain-containing putative transcriptional regulator, whose amino-acid sequence MTTVREAVLAGEYGRGLEQYDRLTEPKAEDLRWAGVCAAQQGQVVQAQQQLEQAAQRGCPAARIDLASLHRAAGEFAQALTSLALVQEALPLLPLLDQALWYRERAIVGHELGEGMPTVLGFFEQAWVTASDAPLAMQASVAHAYGMHLTRFGEDHRVSAYLEFAAEHGHSVRRTYALATLAACAVYQGGGSQARALLDTVRKASAHDPMLEAVLAYHEGQLFRIEGADEQALSAFQRAVSLARTEMRPSTELHAQLGLLALATEREDEAMARTALVRARRLVRAPRDEAFLKWREGSWWASQGDRGGLGLLEEAVSFFQDRELRREALWSQLHLAEAQERFGQGEACAASLSEAADLVAAFETPPTLVAELRLTPRVTARLESLPPRAYERLHLLKEDVQNLRQVNLKTLGGAEVLINGQSIRLRLKRVVEVLAYLLKSGGASLAEVQRDLFPDVRPAQAKGYFHQIRLHIKERIPGLSVPFDEVRGTYAVRSEGARLTWDVQLLTAELARPQDSLLKILERYELDFLKDADSVWATEERERLRRWVTQVALETMDGWYRTGQFEKCVSLAERLLPLDPLDEALHEFLIQATLETRGRAAAYQSYLTSAETFRREVDEVPTRLKALGEDIRKCPLN is encoded by the coding sequence ATGACCACAGTGAGGGAGGCGGTGCTGGCCGGGGAGTACGGGCGGGGCCTGGAGCAGTACGACCGGCTCACCGAGCCGAAGGCAGAAGACCTCCGCTGGGCCGGGGTCTGTGCTGCTCAGCAGGGCCAGGTCGTGCAGGCCCAGCAGCAGCTCGAGCAGGCCGCTCAGCGAGGCTGTCCTGCCGCCCGCATCGACCTCGCCAGCCTGCACCGGGCCGCAGGTGAATTTGCCCAGGCCCTGACTTCTCTCGCGCTCGTTCAGGAGGCCCTGCCTCTGCTGCCCTTGTTGGACCAGGCCCTGTGGTACCGCGAACGGGCCATTGTGGGCCATGAGCTGGGGGAGGGGATGCCAACGGTGCTGGGGTTCTTCGAGCAGGCCTGGGTGACTGCCAGTGATGCCCCACTGGCTATGCAGGCCTCGGTGGCGCATGCCTACGGCATGCACCTGACCCGCTTCGGGGAGGACCACCGGGTCTCGGCTTACTTGGAGTTTGCCGCAGAACACGGGCACTCCGTACGGCGGACTTATGCCCTTGCCACACTCGCCGCCTGTGCGGTGTACCAGGGGGGAGGTTCTCAGGCGCGCGCACTGCTCGATACTGTGCGGAAGGCCAGCGCGCATGACCCCATGCTGGAAGCCGTGCTGGCCTATCATGAGGGGCAGCTTTTCCGGATTGAGGGAGCGGATGAGCAGGCGCTCTCTGCATTCCAGCGGGCCGTGTCGTTGGCCCGGACCGAGATGCGCCCCAGTACCGAACTGCATGCCCAACTCGGACTGCTCGCTCTGGCCACCGAACGCGAGGATGAGGCGATGGCTCGAACTGCGCTCGTCCGAGCCAGGCGGCTGGTCAGGGCACCACGTGACGAGGCCTTCCTGAAGTGGCGGGAGGGAAGTTGGTGGGCCTCCCAGGGGGATCGGGGAGGGTTGGGCCTGTTGGAGGAGGCGGTGAGCTTCTTTCAGGATCGGGAGCTGAGGCGGGAGGCCCTCTGGTCACAGCTTCACCTGGCTGAGGCGCAGGAGCGGTTTGGACAGGGGGAAGCCTGTGCAGCTTCGCTCAGCGAAGCTGCCGATCTGGTGGCCGCCTTCGAGACGCCGCCGACATTGGTAGCCGAACTTCGCCTGACGCCCCGTGTCACCGCACGACTGGAGAGTCTTCCGCCAAGAGCCTATGAGCGCCTCCACCTGCTGAAGGAGGACGTTCAGAACCTCCGACAGGTGAACCTCAAGACCCTTGGTGGCGCGGAGGTGCTGATCAATGGGCAGAGCATTCGTCTGCGGCTGAAACGGGTGGTGGAGGTGTTGGCCTACCTGCTGAAGAGTGGGGGAGCGAGCCTGGCGGAGGTGCAACGTGACCTCTTCCCCGATGTGAGGCCCGCGCAGGCCAAGGGCTACTTCCACCAGATCCGACTGCACATCAAGGAACGAATTCCGGGGCTGAGCGTCCCTTTTGATGAAGTGCGTGGAACCTATGCGGTACGCTCTGAGGGCGCACGTTTAACGTGGGATGTTCAACTATTGACGGCGGAGCTGGCCCGACCGCAGGATTCTCTCCTGAAGATTCTGGAGCGGTACGAGTTGGACTTTTTGAAGGACGCAGACAGCGTCTGGGCGACGGAGGAGCGTGAACGGTTGCGAAGGTGGGTGACGCAGGTGGCGTTGGAGACGATGGATGGCTGGTACCGCACGGGCCAGTTCGAGAAGTGCGTGAGCCTGGCCGAGCGGCTGCTGCCGCTCGACCCCCTGGACGAGGCCCTGCACGAGTTCCTGATCCAGGCCACCCTGGAAACGCGTGGCCGCGCCGCCGCCTACCAGTCGTACCTCACTAGCGCCGAGACCTTCCGCCGCGAAGTCGATGAGGTGCCCACGCGCTTGAAGGCGCTGGGCGAAGACATTCGGAAATGCCCGCTCAACTAA
- a CDS encoding IS6 family transposase — protein MTDRKPYRHRFPLSVIGYALRLYHRFPLSQRDVQELLHERGVQVSHETLRQWNIKFAPLLTEELRHREPRRGSRWHLDEVCVKVGGVKHWLWRAVDEYGDVLDILLQEHRDTQAAKSFFVRLLGEYDVPEVIHTDKLWSYGAALREIPVLHDVEHVQVVSTARCNNLVEQSHRPTRQQERGQLGFKRRKRTQEFLALHARVSNLHRHTRTTVPATLRRSHQSAALLRWREAMQQVA, from the coding sequence GTGACTGACCGGAAGCCCTATCGACATCGATTCCCGCTGAGTGTCATTGGGTATGCCCTGCGGCTCTACCACCGCTTCCCCCTCAGCCAGCGGGACGTTCAGGAACTGCTTCACGAGCGTGGTGTTCAGGTCAGTCACGAGACCCTCCGTCAGTGGAACATCAAGTTCGCCCCACTCCTGACCGAGGAACTGCGCCATCGAGAACCCCGCCGGGGTTCTCGATGGCATCTGGACGAGGTCTGCGTCAAGGTCGGCGGGGTCAAGCATTGGTTGTGGCGAGCGGTCGACGAATACGGGGACGTGCTGGACATTCTGCTTCAGGAACACCGAGACACCCAGGCGGCCAAGTCCTTTTTTGTCCGCCTCCTGGGGGAATACGACGTGCCGGAGGTGATCCATACCGACAAGCTGTGGAGCTATGGGGCGGCGCTGCGTGAGATTCCCGTGCTCCACGACGTGGAGCACGTTCAGGTCGTTTCCACCGCCCGCTGTAACAATCTGGTGGAGCAATCTCATCGACCCACCCGGCAGCAAGAACGAGGCCAACTGGGCTTCAAGCGCCGGAAACGAACACAAGAATTCCTCGCCCTGCACGCCCGAGTCTCGAACCTCCATCGACACACGCGAACCACCGTTCCCGCCACCCTCAGACGAAGCCATCAATCCGCAGCTCTTCTCCGCTGGCGAGAGGCGATGCAGCAGGTGGCTTGA
- a CDS encoding M12 family metallopeptidase yields the protein MKNRNLLRSIPVALALLLASCNQAGVSTPAAAGPSNGTLPDASVMLSPKGMPVTKTSTAGLRQLSSDLAEKLTAEGWVEHTFSNGETLLYRNLRGYAAYGDEVIAPSKNMPEYVQYVEDFISGKTPISTQSIGLNPDGCSVRTLFCAIRTTAYMWAGKRVDYYYAPGFTESQINQLEQQVAEWNASNTAIKWYRSFTPNGNMVSVNPVNVTEYCGQAYVGYQGRVAFTGPNYININVGYGCENAWTGTMQHEMGHVVGLPHEQDRCDRDNYVTVTANTAKKCGEDFRYYENFDYDSIMLYESPHVYGITPKGPYVGTFSEYLPRKSKLSAGDIKTINGIYLSPSNPRP from the coding sequence ATGAAGAACCGTAACCTGCTCCGTTCCATTCCGGTGGCCTTGGCGCTCTTGCTGGCTTCTTGTAATCAAGCGGGAGTTTCCACTCCCGCTGCGGCCGGGCCTTCCAACGGCACCTTGCCGGATGCAAGCGTGATGCTGAGTCCAAAAGGCATGCCCGTAACCAAAACAAGCACTGCTGGATTGCGGCAACTCTCATCGGACCTCGCCGAGAAGCTCACGGCGGAGGGGTGGGTCGAACACACCTTCTCCAATGGGGAAACCCTGCTGTACAGGAACTTGCGCGGGTACGCCGCCTACGGCGATGAAGTCATCGCGCCCAGCAAGAATATGCCGGAGTATGTCCAGTACGTAGAAGACTTCATTTCCGGCAAGACGCCCATCAGTACACAGAGTATCGGCCTGAATCCGGACGGCTGCTCTGTGCGTACGCTGTTCTGCGCGATCCGAACCACCGCCTACATGTGGGCTGGCAAGCGGGTGGACTACTACTATGCGCCCGGCTTCACGGAAAGCCAGATCAACCAACTGGAACAGCAGGTTGCCGAGTGGAACGCCTCCAACACCGCCATCAAGTGGTACAGGTCATTCACACCTAACGGCAACATGGTGAGCGTGAATCCTGTCAATGTGACGGAATACTGTGGGCAGGCATACGTGGGTTACCAAGGCAGAGTGGCCTTTACTGGCCCTAACTACATTAACATCAATGTTGGCTATGGCTGCGAGAATGCATGGACAGGCACCATGCAGCATGAAATGGGCCACGTCGTTGGACTGCCCCACGAGCAGGACCGGTGTGACCGCGACAACTATGTGACAGTCACCGCCAATACCGCGAAGAAGTGCGGGGAAGACTTCCGGTACTACGAGAACTTCGACTATGATTCGATCATGCTCTATGAATCCCCACATGTCTACGGCATCACGCCGAAAGGACCATATGTGGGAACATTCTCTGAATACCTGCCTCGGAAGTCCAAGCTGAGCGCGGGCGATATCAAGACTATCAACGGCATCTACCTCAGCCCCTCGAACCCCCGGCCTTGA